A genome region from Ursus arctos isolate Adak ecotype North America unplaced genomic scaffold, UrsArc2.0 scaffold_18, whole genome shotgun sequence includes the following:
- the TUSC1 gene encoding tumor suppressor candidate gene 1 protein — protein sequence MWRMRGGATRRGSCGGGDSSGGSRGQGRPGWARGGGGIAGGAGWRGRAGGARQQLEERFADLAASHLEAIRARDERDRQNARLREENARLRLENRRLKRENRSLFRQALRLPGEGGDGAAAEAARATQRPEEASTNRRARGGGLEDEPGSPRALRARLEKLEAMYRRALLQLHLEQRGPRPRGDKDESPLRAPESGLRAPDPGPPKPWL from the coding sequence ATGTGGCGCATGCGTGGTGGCGCCACTAGGCGCGGGAGCTGCGGCGGTGGGGACAGCAGTGGGGGCAGCCGCGGGCAGGGCCGCCCTGGCTGGGCTCGTGGGGGTGGCGGCATCGCTGGCGGCGCGGGCTGGCGAGGCCGTGCGGGCGGCGCCCGACAGCAACTGGAGGAGCGGTTCGCCGACCTGGCTGCGAGCCACCTGGAGGCCATCCGCGCGCGGGACGAGCGGGACCGGCAGAACGCGCGGCTGCGCGAAGAGAACGCCCGGCTGCGGCTGGAAAACCGGCGGCTGAAGCGCGAGAACCGCAGTCTCTTCCGTCAGGCCTTGCGGCTTCCCGGCGAGGGTGGCGACGGGGCGGCCGCAGAGGCGGCcagagccacccagcgccccgaGGAGGCCAGCACGAACCGGAGGGCGAGAGGCGGTGGCCTCGAGGACGAGCCAGGCAgccccagggccctgagggcCCGGCTCGAGAAGCTGGAGGCCATGTACCGCCGGGCCCTGCTGCAGCTGCACCTTGAGCAGCGGGGGCCGCGCCCGCGTGGCGACAAAGATGAGTCGCCTTTGCGCGCACCCGAGTCGGGCCTGCGCGCCCCGGACCCAGGGCCCCCCAAGCCCTGGCTGTAG